A single region of the Duganella sp. BuS-21 genome encodes:
- a CDS encoding DJ-1/PfpI family protein, giving the protein MTRTIGIYIFDKVEVLDFAGPYEVFTCAARVAGGQPFRVRTIGASRAPVVARAGLELRPESDFSDCGEIDVLIIPGGVVGAELARPDVIAWIAGMARKSELTASVCTGALLLAEAGLLDGQPATTHWEDLGQLRQGWPQVEVRSDRRWVDNGRVVTSGGISAGIDMSLHLVERLAGRELAVRTARQMEYDWNEG; this is encoded by the coding sequence ATGACACGCACCATAGGCATTTATATATTCGACAAGGTTGAAGTGCTGGACTTTGCCGGACCTTACGAAGTATTCACCTGCGCCGCGCGCGTGGCTGGAGGTCAGCCTTTCCGCGTCCGCACCATCGGCGCCAGCCGCGCGCCGGTGGTCGCCCGCGCCGGGCTGGAACTGCGGCCGGAATCCGATTTCAGCGATTGCGGTGAGATCGACGTGCTGATCATCCCCGGCGGCGTAGTCGGCGCCGAACTGGCCCGGCCGGACGTGATCGCCTGGATCGCCGGCATGGCGCGCAAGAGCGAACTGACGGCCTCGGTCTGCACCGGCGCCCTGCTGCTGGCCGAAGCCGGCCTGCTGGACGGTCAGCCAGCCACCACCCACTGGGAAGACCTGGGCCAACTGCGCCAGGGCTGGCCCCAGGTCGAGGTGCGCAGCGACCGCCGCTGGGTCGACAACGGCCGCGTGGTGACCTCGGGCGGCATCTCGGCCGGCATCGACATGTCGCTCCACCTGGTGGAGCGGCTGGCGGGTCGCGAACTGGCCGTGCGCACCGCGCGCCAGATGGAATACGACTGGAACGAAGGGTGA
- a CDS encoding tryptophan 7-halogenase, whose translation METIKNVVIVGGGTAGWMTAAALSRVLGDKVNITLVESEDIGTVGVGESTIPMIKLFNAVLGIDENEFVRDTQATFKLAIEFKDWGRIGDEYMHGFGIFGQDLATLPFYQYWLRMHQAGKAPDLEQYSINRRAAKAGKFMRADRSHGNSPLGDIVHAFHFDAGLYARYLRKYSEERGVRRIEGKVADVLTRTSDGHVEAVRMENGDLIGGELFIDCSGFRGLLIEQALHTGFEDWSHWLPCDRAYAVPCELGGGLTPYTRATARPAGWQWRIGLQHRTGNGHVYASKFMSDDEAASILMANLDGRALAEPKQLRFTAGKRKQVWNKNVVAVGLSSGFLEPLESTSIHMIQSTIARLITFFPDQGFSAPDIAEFNRQCDFEVERIRDFIILHYHATERNDTPFWDYVRTMEIPDTLRAKMDLWRSRGRIVRVDNELFAEVGWLQVLHGQRVPVAGHHPMADLMDEQEITEYLGDIASVIGKCVDQMPTHEAFIKANCAAR comes from the coding sequence ATGGAGACCATCAAGAACGTAGTGATCGTCGGCGGCGGCACCGCCGGCTGGATGACGGCGGCGGCGCTGTCGCGCGTATTGGGCGACAAGGTAAACATCACGCTGGTGGAGTCGGAAGACATCGGCACCGTGGGCGTGGGCGAGTCGACCATCCCGATGATCAAATTGTTCAACGCGGTGCTGGGCATCGACGAGAACGAATTCGTGCGCGACACCCAGGCCACCTTCAAACTGGCCATCGAGTTCAAGGACTGGGGCCGCATCGGCGACGAGTACATGCACGGCTTCGGCATCTTCGGCCAGGACCTGGCGACGCTGCCGTTCTACCAGTACTGGCTGCGCATGCACCAGGCGGGCAAGGCGCCGGACCTGGAGCAGTATTCGATCAACCGCAGGGCCGCCAAGGCCGGAAAATTCATGCGCGCCGACCGCTCGCACGGCAACTCGCCGCTGGGCGACATCGTCCACGCCTTCCACTTCGACGCCGGCCTGTATGCGCGCTACCTGCGCAAGTACAGCGAGGAACGCGGCGTACGCCGCATCGAAGGCAAGGTGGCGGACGTGCTGACGCGCACCTCCGACGGCCATGTCGAGGCGGTGCGCATGGAAAACGGCGACTTGATCGGCGGCGAATTGTTCATCGACTGTTCCGGCTTCCGTGGCCTGCTGATCGAACAGGCGCTGCACACCGGCTTCGAAGACTGGTCGCACTGGCTGCCGTGCGACCGCGCCTATGCGGTGCCGTGCGAACTCGGTGGCGGTTTGACGCCGTACACGCGCGCCACGGCGCGGCCGGCCGGCTGGCAGTGGCGCATCGGCCTGCAACACCGCACCGGCAATGGACACGTGTACGCGTCGAAGTTCATGAGCGACGACGAAGCGGCGTCCATCCTGATGGCCAATCTCGATGGCCGCGCGCTGGCGGAGCCCAAGCAGTTGCGCTTCACGGCCGGCAAGCGCAAGCAGGTGTGGAACAAGAACGTGGTGGCGGTGGGTCTTTCGTCCGGCTTCCTGGAGCCGCTGGAGTCCACCAGCATCCACATGATTCAGTCCACCATTGCGCGGCTGATCACCTTCTTCCCCGACCAAGGCTTCAGCGCGCCCGATATCGCCGAGTTCAATCGCCAGTGCGATTTCGAGGTCGAGCGCATCCGCGACTTCATCATCCTGCATTACCACGCCACCGAGCGCAACGACACGCCGTTCTGGGATTACGTGCGCACCATGGAGATCCCGGACACGCTGCGCGCCAAGATGGACTTATGGCGCTCGCGCGGGCGCATCGTCCGCGTCGACAACGAACTGTTTGCAGAAGTGGGCTGGCTGCAGGTGCTGCACGGCCAACGCGTGCCGGTGGCGGGACATCATCCGATGGCCGACCTGATGGATGAACAAGAGATCACCGAATACCTGGGCGACATCGCCTCGGTGATCGGCAAGTGTGTAGATCAGATGCCGACGCACGAGGCCTTCATCAAGGCCAACTGCGCGGCCAGATAG
- a CDS encoding helix-turn-helix domain-containing protein — protein sequence MTTTLWLLVYPGFVLLDATGPAQVFCTANDEARDAGRPEPYRIRMVSPSGGAVVSTAGVSVLTEALPPAEALAGATLLVSGGRGLENGDSPALAPAVLDWVRAAATADGLARCCAVCTGAFVLARAGLLDGRRAVTHWLDAAALQAQHPAITVQADAIYVRDGAFYTSAGIAAGMDLALALVEQDQGRAAGLAAAKRLVIFFKRPGGQRQFSSELLAQADPQGLHGRLTGWLRARLQQQPDVEQMAAAFALSVRTLHRRLQQEAGISPAQLLQRLRMEAACALLERPGMTVKRAAHQSGFGSEYNLRRAFAAQLGVAPSDYQARFG from the coding sequence ATGACAACCACACTCTGGCTACTGGTGTATCCCGGCTTCGTGCTGCTGGACGCCACCGGCCCCGCCCAGGTGTTCTGCACCGCCAATGACGAGGCGCGCGACGCCGGCCGTCCCGAACCGTATCGCATCCGCATGGTGTCGCCGTCCGGCGGCGCCGTCGTCTCGACCGCCGGCGTCAGCGTGCTGACCGAAGCGCTGCCGCCGGCGGAAGCACTGGCCGGCGCCACTTTGCTGGTGTCCGGCGGGCGCGGCCTGGAAAACGGTGACAGCCCGGCGCTGGCCCCGGCGGTGCTGGACTGGGTACGGGCCGCCGCCACCGCCGACGGCCTCGCCCGCTGCTGCGCGGTCTGCACCGGCGCTTTCGTGCTGGCGCGCGCCGGCTTGCTGGACGGCCGTCGCGCCGTCACCCACTGGCTGGACGCCGCCGCCCTGCAGGCCCAGCACCCTGCCATCACGGTGCAGGCAGATGCTATTTATGTACGCGACGGCGCCTTTTACACCTCGGCCGGCATTGCCGCCGGCATGGATCTGGCGCTGGCCCTGGTGGAGCAGGACCAGGGCCGCGCCGCCGGGCTGGCGGCGGCCAAGCGGCTGGTGATCTTTTTCAAGCGTCCGGGCGGCCAACGCCAGTTCAGCTCGGAACTGCTGGCGCAGGCCGATCCGCAGGGCTTGCACGGCCGGCTGACCGGCTGGCTGCGCGCGCGCCTGCAGCAGCAGCCGGACGTGGAACAGATGGCGGCCGCCTTCGCCCTGTCGGTGCGCACCCTGCACCGGCGCCTGCAGCAGGAGGCCGGCATTTCTCCGGCCCAGCTGTTGCAGCGGCTGCGCATGGAGGCCGCCTGCGCGCTGCTGGAGCGTCCCGGCATGACGGTCAAGCGTGCCGCCCACCAGAGCGGCTTCGGCAGCGAGTACAATCTGCGGCGCGCATTTGCCGCGCAACTGGGCGTCGCGCCCAGCGACTACCAGGCCCGCTTCGGCTGA
- a CDS encoding alpha-amylase family glycosyl hydrolase: protein MKTLLMALLLSGAVLAPATAAPDAYQPKPYVQFQHADWTKNASIYQINTRQFTAEGTFRAAERELPRLKALGVDILWLMPIHPIGQVKRKGALGSPYAVRDYLGVNPEFGTLADFKHFVDAAHAQGLHVILDWVGNHTSWDNVLRTSHPEWYEKDRKGQPHPTPWYDWDDIIDLDYQQPGLRRYMTDAMRYWVRDIGVDGYRVDAAGLTPLDFWEHVAAELRAVKPVFLLAEWESRDLHAKAFDASYAWTWWDGLRAVAEGKADPTSLYTYYAWKQKFYPKQAYRMLYTTNHDKNAWDGTEFEIFGPAVDAAIVFSFVSEGMPMIYNGQEAGNRKRLAFFERDAIQWQASPYTALYTKLLALKKQNSALWNGEWGATMEQVPNNAPKQVFSFVRQNAKDKVFAVFNLSAQPVQAGFRDDLHVGSYRDFSTGETVRVDSTTQFQMAPWSYRIMIKAE, encoded by the coding sequence ATGAAGACGCTCCTGATGGCATTGCTGCTGTCAGGAGCGGTGTTGGCGCCCGCCACCGCCGCTCCCGACGCCTACCAGCCGAAACCTTACGTCCAGTTCCAGCACGCCGACTGGACCAAGAACGCCAGCATCTACCAGATCAACACCCGCCAGTTCACAGCGGAAGGCACGTTCCGCGCGGCCGAACGCGAGCTGCCGCGCCTGAAGGCGCTCGGCGTCGACATCCTCTGGCTGATGCCCATCCATCCCATCGGCCAGGTCAAGCGCAAGGGCGCTTTAGGCAGCCCGTACGCCGTGCGCGACTACCTGGGCGTCAATCCTGAATTCGGCACGCTGGCCGACTTCAAGCACTTCGTCGACGCCGCGCACGCGCAAGGCCTGCACGTGATCCTCGACTGGGTCGGCAACCACACCTCGTGGGACAACGTGCTGCGCACCAGCCACCCGGAATGGTACGAGAAGGACCGCAAGGGCCAGCCGCATCCGACGCCGTGGTATGACTGGGACGACATCATCGATCTCGATTACCAGCAGCCCGGCCTGCGTCGCTACATGACCGACGCCATGCGCTACTGGGTACGCGACATCGGCGTAGACGGTTACCGCGTCGATGCCGCCGGCCTGACGCCGCTCGACTTCTGGGAGCACGTGGCGGCCGAACTGCGCGCCGTCAAACCGGTGTTCCTGCTGGCCGAATGGGAAAGCCGTGACCTGCACGCGAAAGCCTTCGACGCCAGCTATGCCTGGACCTGGTGGGACGGCCTGCGCGCCGTCGCCGAAGGCAAGGCCGATCCCACCTCGCTCTACACCTACTACGCCTGGAAACAGAAGTTCTACCCCAAGCAGGCCTACCGCATGCTGTACACCACCAACCATGACAAGAACGCGTGGGACGGCACCGAGTTCGAAATCTTCGGGCCGGCGGTGGATGCGGCCATCGTGTTCTCCTTCGTCAGCGAAGGCATGCCGATGATTTACAACGGCCAGGAAGCGGGCAACCGCAAACGGCTGGCCTTCTTCGAGCGCGATGCGATACAGTGGCAGGCGTCGCCCTACACCGCGCTGTACACCAAGCTGCTGGCACTCAAAAAGCAGAACAGCGCACTGTGGAATGGAGAATGGGGCGCCACCATGGAACAGGTGCCGAACAACGCGCCGAAGCAGGTATTCAGCTTCGTGCGGCAGAACGCCAAGGACAAGGTATTCGCAGTGTTCAACCTGAGCGCGCAGCCGGTGCAAGCCGGCTTCCGCGACGATCTGCACGTCGGCAGCTACCGCGATTTCAGCACCGGCGAGACCGTGCGCGTGGACAGCACGACGCAGTTCCAGATGGCGCCGTGGAGCTACAGGATCATGATAAAGGCAGAATAG
- a CDS encoding TonB-dependent receptor, whose translation MTTMTSFRLSPLAAACALMLLGASAHAQTAQSAQSADEQKDAKAAPAPADGELATVTVAGIRRGIEQAISIKKNASSIVEAISAEDIGKLPDNTVAESISRLSGVTTQRNKTNGKATEVSVRGLSPSFNGALLNGREQASTSDARSPEFDLFPSELTGSVLVYKTPDASLMGQGLASTIDLRTLRPLDFGQRVLAASARKERIGFDSGSDLGSGHRTTFSYVDQFANRTIGLSIGLTSFKQDNGGELKFDSWGGGTTDMAYNGGTAKAPSGFLAETARRKSDRDGAALTLQYKPNQKFRSTLDVFYSRGDESTKKTGIEGAVAGSTGLYDPNGVLSNAVVANGIATSGTISNYKADVRNHLYGAKDKLTSIGWNNELKLDDQWRVEGDLSYSHGVKRISNYETTAGQPGNTPAGQLASVSYTGFDGKNFADVKYTPSISYADRKVALLTDVDGWGGGPLTPQAGYVALPTIDDTVKAARLSAHRELEWGPLTNAHFGLNFTKRDKSRVGQEGRLSVKGGDGYASAAIPGTATEMAGASGIPVASFDPTGTLGTIYELNRWVDSTVLARDWTVGEKVATAYAMADLDGKLWSLPYTGNLGLQIVNTKQESTGNQVDLANCKGITVETCPYKVRSDGTSYTNVLPSLNVAFDLGYEQKLRLGAGKQISRANLDNMKAGLDFSVQNATSLAPALSGFAGNPQLKPYQARSLDLSYEKYFGKKGYVSAAAFVKKLDNYIINAPMQFDFKPYTSASTPLPTTGPYAGSTIGFLTMPQNGTGGNMHGYEMAVNVPFSLATDWLDGFGVAANYSFTDSSVRLPTSGFVSPSNSPVFNNAVAEIGLPGLSKHVSSVRVYYENHGVQLAWAAHRRSDFVGQILDYRSDSQFTFIKGETIVDLQASYEFQSGWLKGTSVFVQGHNWTNEPFQEFTSDPKQITNKVVYGRTYTFGLTYKF comes from the coding sequence ATGACCACCATGACCTCATTCCGGCTCAGCCCGCTGGCTGCCGCCTGCGCACTGATGCTGCTGGGCGCTAGCGCCCACGCCCAGACCGCCCAATCCGCCCAATCCGCTGACGAGCAGAAAGACGCCAAAGCCGCTCCGGCTCCGGCCGACGGCGAGCTGGCCACCGTGACCGTGGCCGGCATCCGCCGCGGCATCGAGCAAGCCATCTCGATCAAGAAGAACGCCAGCTCCATCGTCGAGGCGATCTCCGCCGAAGACATCGGCAAGCTGCCCGACAACACCGTGGCCGAGTCGATCTCGCGCCTGTCCGGCGTGACCACCCAGCGCAACAAGACCAACGGCAAGGCCACGGAAGTGTCGGTGCGCGGTCTGTCGCCGAGCTTCAACGGCGCCCTGCTCAACGGCCGCGAGCAAGCCTCCACCAGCGACGCCCGCAGCCCCGAGTTCGACCTGTTTCCGTCCGAGCTGACCGGCTCGGTACTGGTGTACAAGACGCCGGACGCCAGCCTGATGGGCCAGGGCCTGGCCTCGACCATCGACCTGCGCACCCTGCGCCCACTCGACTTCGGCCAGCGCGTGCTGGCGGCCTCGGCGCGCAAGGAGCGCATCGGCTTCGATTCCGGTTCGGACCTGGGTTCCGGCCACCGCACCACCTTCAGCTATGTGGACCAGTTCGCCAACCGCACGATCGGCCTGTCGATCGGCCTGACCTCGTTCAAGCAGGACAACGGCGGTGAACTGAAGTTCGACAGCTGGGGCGGCGGCACCACCGACATGGCCTACAACGGCGGCACCGCCAAGGCGCCATCCGGCTTCCTGGCCGAGACCGCACGCCGCAAGAGCGACCGCGACGGCGCCGCGCTGACCCTGCAATACAAGCCCAATCAGAAATTCCGCTCGACCCTGGACGTGTTCTACTCGCGCGGCGACGAGAGCACCAAGAAAACCGGCATCGAGGGCGCGGTGGCCGGCAGCACCGGCCTGTACGATCCGAACGGCGTGCTCAGCAACGCGGTGGTGGCCAACGGCATCGCCACTAGCGGCACCATCAGCAATTACAAGGCCGACGTGCGCAACCACCTGTACGGCGCCAAGGACAAGCTGACCTCGATCGGCTGGAACAACGAACTGAAACTCGACGACCAGTGGCGCGTGGAAGGCGACCTGTCGTACTCGCACGGCGTCAAGCGCATCTCGAACTACGAGACCACCGCCGGCCAGCCGGGCAACACCCCGGCCGGCCAGTTGGCTTCGGTGTCCTACACCGGCTTCGACGGCAAGAACTTCGCCGACGTCAAGTACACGCCGAGCATCAGCTACGCCGACCGCAAAGTGGCGCTGCTGACCGACGTCGACGGCTGGGGCGGCGGACCGCTGACGCCGCAAGCCGGCTATGTGGCCCTGCCGACCATCGACGATACGGTCAAGGCTGCCCGCCTGAGCGCGCACCGGGAGCTGGAATGGGGACCGCTGACCAACGCCCATTTCGGCCTCAACTTCACCAAGCGCGACAAATCGCGCGTCGGCCAGGAAGGCCGCCTGTCGGTCAAGGGCGGCGACGGCTACGCCAGCGCCGCCATCCCGGGCACGGCCACGGAAATGGCCGGCGCCTCCGGCATCCCGGTCGCCTCCTTCGATCCGACCGGCACCTTGGGCACGATCTATGAACTGAACCGCTGGGTCGATTCGACCGTGCTGGCGCGCGACTGGACTGTGGGCGAAAAGGTGGCCACCGCCTACGCCATGGCCGACCTCGACGGCAAGCTGTGGTCGCTGCCTTACACCGGCAACCTCGGCCTGCAGATCGTCAACACCAAGCAGGAATCGACCGGCAACCAGGTCGACCTGGCCAACTGCAAGGGCATCACGGTCGAGACCTGCCCGTACAAGGTGCGCAGCGACGGCACCAGCTACACCAACGTGCTGCCATCACTGAACGTGGCCTTCGACCTCGGCTACGAGCAGAAGCTGCGCCTCGGCGCCGGCAAGCAGATTTCGCGCGCCAACCTGGACAACATGAAAGCCGGCCTCGACTTCTCGGTGCAGAACGCGACTTCGCTGGCCCCGGCGCTGTCCGGCTTCGCCGGCAACCCGCAGCTGAAACCGTACCAGGCGCGTTCGCTTGACCTGTCCTATGAAAAGTACTTTGGCAAGAAAGGCTACGTCAGCGCCGCCGCCTTCGTCAAGAAGCTGGACAACTACATCATCAACGCGCCGATGCAGTTCGACTTCAAGCCTTACACCAGTGCCAGCACGCCGCTGCCGACCACCGGTCCCTACGCCGGCTCCACCATCGGCTTCCTGACCATGCCGCAAAACGGCACGGGCGGCAATATGCACGGCTACGAAATGGCGGTAAATGTGCCGTTCTCGCTGGCCACCGACTGGCTGGACGGTTTCGGCGTCGCCGCCAACTACTCGTTCACCGACAGCTCGGTGCGGCTGCCGACCAGCGGTTTCGTGTCGCCGTCGAACAGCCCGGTGTTCAACAACGCCGTCGCCGAGATCGGCCTGCCGGGCCTGTCGAAACACGTCAGCAGCGTGCGCGTCTACTACGAGAACCACGGCGTGCAACTGGCCTGGGCCGCGCACCGCCGTTCCGACTTCGTGGGCCAGATCCTGGACTACCGCAGCGATTCACAGTTCACCTTCATCAAGGGTGAAACCATCGTCGACCTGCAGGCGTCCTACGAGTTCCAGAGCGGCTGGCTGAAAGGCACCTCGGTGTTCGTGCAGGGGCATAACTGGACCAATGAACCGTTCCAGGAGTTCACCAGCGATCCGAAGCAGATCACCAACAAGGTGGTATACGGCCGTACCTACACCTTTGGCCTGACCTACAAGTTCTGA
- a CDS encoding HAMP domain-containing histidine kinase, with amino-acid sequence MNKLPSSLFRRLMLGFSAVIALVALAGFTYVAVEAKITQRTRTASENAAHTREVLLHLSEIAGDRVRVQRAAATLEAVRRDMFRELDYHSRVRLRVWQHGALVYNSLPALPDLLPTAGTAAAGRANAWVSAVERDAVSGLVVERSHEVDDEWMLSFSGVSFLLSSTIFSLPLLLLPAWLIVGIGLRPLRSIAEQIEARAVSDLTALPASPYRELSPLVDAINRLMMRLSQRIEREHEFLTDAAHELKTPLAAIQINAHLLLSRSVAEHAERHAEAGQGLREGVARATHMVHQLLAFERARAEPSAEPPPHTELGGFVRSRLASAVPLAMQRGIEIEFQSEAECGMALHVESMAALLDNLISNAIKYSPENGRIVVGLRAEGDGCRLTIADQGPGIAAELQQKVFERFYRVPGQEQLGSGLGLAIAERAAERNGGTITLSRAEGGVGLLVSVFLPRAL; translated from the coding sequence ATGAATAAGCTGCCCTCGTCGCTGTTCCGCCGGCTGATGCTGGGCTTCTCGGCCGTGATCGCGTTGGTGGCGCTGGCCGGTTTCACCTATGTCGCGGTGGAAGCCAAGATCACGCAGCGCACCCGCACCGCCAGCGAGAACGCCGCGCACACGCGCGAAGTGCTGCTGCACCTGAGCGAAATTGCCGGCGACCGGGTGCGGGTGCAGCGCGCGGCGGCCACGCTGGAAGCGGTGCGGCGCGACATGTTCCGCGAGCTCGATTATCACTCGCGCGTGCGGCTGCGCGTGTGGCAGCATGGCGCGCTGGTGTACAACTCGCTGCCGGCGCTGCCCGACCTGTTGCCGACGGCGGGCACGGCGGCGGCCGGCAGGGCCAACGCCTGGGTCAGCGCGGTCGAGCGCGATGCGGTCAGCGGGCTGGTGGTCGAGCGCAGCCATGAGGTCGATGATGAATGGATGCTGAGTTTTTCCGGCGTTAGTTTCTTGCTATCGTCGACCATCTTCAGTTTGCCCTTGCTGTTGTTGCCGGCGTGGCTGATTGTCGGCATCGGGCTGCGGCCGTTGCGCTCCATCGCCGAGCAGATCGAAGCGCGCGCGGTGTCGGACCTGACGGCGTTGCCGGCCTCGCCGTACCGGGAATTGTCGCCGCTGGTGGACGCCATCAACCGCCTGATGATGCGGCTCAGCCAGCGCATCGAGCGCGAGCATGAGTTCCTGACCGATGCGGCGCATGAGTTGAAGACGCCGCTGGCGGCGATCCAGATCAATGCGCATCTGTTGTTGAGCCGTAGTGTGGCCGAGCACGCAGAGCGTCATGCCGAGGCGGGGCAGGGCTTGCGTGAAGGTGTGGCGCGGGCCACGCACATGGTGCATCAATTGCTGGCGTTTGAGCGGGCGCGGGCGGAGCCGAGCGCGGAACCGCCGCCGCATACGGAGCTGGGCGGGTTTGTGCGCAGCCGGCTGGCGTCGGCGGTGCCGCTGGCCATGCAGCGCGGGATCGAGATCGAGTTCCAGTCGGAGGCCGAGTGCGGCATGGCCTTGCACGTGGAGAGCATGGCGGCGTTGCTGGATAATTTGATCAGCAATGCGATCAAGTATTCGCCGGAGAATGGGCGGATTGTGGTGGGCTTGCGGGCCGAGGGCGATGGCTGCCGGCTGACCATCGCCGACCAGGGGCCGGGGATAGCGGCGGAATTGCAGCAGAAGGTGTTCGAGCGGTTTTACCGGGTGCCGGGGCAGGAGCAGTTGGGGAGCGGCTTGGGGTTGGCGATCGCCGAGCGCGCGGCCGAGCGTAATGGCGGGACCATCACCCTGTCCCGCGCGGAGGGCGGGGTGGGCCTGCTGGTGAGCGTGTTCCTACCCCGCGCGCTTTAA
- a CDS encoding cupin — MKVVRSSAFTATRAWGAEQIAAIPDASVRLHWTDQPYRWHVNDGDEVFAVMDGVVDMHYRVDGVEHVATLQAGDIFFAAEGDAHCAHPRGQARILVIERAGSA, encoded by the coding sequence GTGAAGGTGGTGCGCAGCAGCGCGTTCACGGCCACGCGCGCCTGGGGCGCCGAACAGATCGCCGCCATTCCCGACGCCAGCGTGCGCCTGCACTGGACCGACCAGCCCTACCGCTGGCATGTCAACGATGGCGACGAAGTGTTTGCCGTGATGGACGGCGTGGTGGACATGCACTATCGCGTCGATGGCGTCGAACACGTGGCGACCCTGCAAGCCGGCGACATCTTCTTCGCGGCCGAAGGCGACGCCCATTGCGCCCACCCGCGCGGCCAGGCGCGTATCCTGGTGATCGAGCGGGCCGGCAGCGCCTGA
- a CDS encoding response regulator transcription factor encodes MIEDDLAIGRALLAVFQDEGHAVVWLRLADGVLARLQAETFDAVLLDLGLPDGDGAQLLRQLRALGLSLPVLIMTARDSLEDRLNGFNTGADDYLIKPFEIPELLVRLRAVVRRANGNANGGWSFGELVLDEGRMLVTRAGAPVALSRTEFALLLALVKESGRVLTRAELEQGVLPHSEGQTLDVHISNLRKKIGERLIRTVRGVGYMAQRPHE; translated from the coding sequence ATGATAGAAGACGACCTGGCCATCGGCCGCGCCTTGCTGGCGGTGTTCCAGGACGAGGGCCATGCGGTGGTGTGGCTGCGCCTGGCGGACGGCGTGCTGGCGCGTCTGCAGGCCGAAACTTTCGACGCCGTGCTGCTCGACCTCGGCCTGCCGGACGGCGACGGCGCGCAACTGCTGCGGCAACTGCGCGCGCTGGGCCTGAGCCTGCCGGTGCTGATCATGACCGCACGCGACAGCCTGGAAGACCGCCTCAACGGTTTTAACACAGGCGCGGACGATTACCTGATCAAACCGTTCGAAATTCCCGAACTGCTGGTGCGGCTGCGCGCGGTGGTGCGGCGCGCCAACGGCAACGCCAACGGCGGCTGGAGTTTCGGCGAACTGGTGCTGGACGAAGGCCGCATGCTGGTCACGCGCGCCGGCGCACCGGTGGCCTTGTCGCGCACCGAGTTTGCGTTGCTGCTGGCCCTGGTGAAGGAATCGGGCCGGGTGCTCACGCGCGCCGAGCTGGAGCAGGGTGTGCTGCCGCACAGCGAAGGGCAGACGCTGGACGTGCACATCTCCAACCTGCGCAAGAAAATCGGCGAACGGCTGATCCGCACCGTGCGCGGAGTCGGCTACATGGCGCAGCGTCCGCATGAATAA